Proteins from a single region of Deltaproteobacteria bacterium:
- the rplK gene encoding 50S ribosomal protein L11, with the protein MAPKKIQALVKLQCPAGGANPAPPVGPALGQHGVNIMEFCKQFNARTQKMEKGLIIPVLITIYQDKSFTFVLKTPPASVLLKKAAKIEKGSGQPNRDKVGTVTKAQVEEIAKMKLPDLNANSLEMAIRTVEGTARSMGIDVK; encoded by the coding sequence ATGGCGCCTAAAAAAATACAAGCACTTGTTAAGCTGCAATGCCCTGCGGGGGGTGCAAATCCGGCCCCGCCAGTAGGACCTGCCTTGGGTCAACATGGGGTTAATATTATGGAGTTTTGCAAGCAGTTTAACGCGAGGACTCAAAAGATGGAGAAGGGGCTCATCATTCCGGTTCTCATCACGATTTATCAGGACAAAAGTTTTACCTTTGTTCTTAAAACCCCTCCGGCTTCTGTTTTGTTAAAGAAGGCGGCAAAGATAGAGAAGGGATCCGGTCAACCGAATCGTGACAAGGTTGGAACGGTTACAAAGGCTCAAGTGGAGGAGATTGCAAAAATGAAACTGCCCGACCTCAATGCCAACTCACTGGAGATGGCGATTCGAACGGTTGAGGGGACGGCCAGAAG
- the secE gene encoding preprotein translocase subunit SecE, whose protein sequence is MPVSPEVLIAFFLAVSVAITTRYWSQANRFFNEVVVELAKVTWPVRKETVSSSGVVLALVGVAALLLAFLDFVWGTMARQVFSF, encoded by the coding sequence ATGCCCGTGAGTCCTGAGGTTTTGATCGCATTTTTCCTCGCTGTTTCCGTTGCGATTACAACGCGTTATTGGAGTCAGGCAAATCGGTTTTTTAATGAGGTGGTTGTTGAGTTGGCAAAAGTAACTTGGCCAGTTCGCAAGGAGACAGTCTCCTCGTCAGGCGTCGTTTTGGCGCTCGTTGGTGTGGCGGCTCTCCTGCTGGCATTTTTGGATTTTGTCTGGGGAACGATGGCACGACAGGTGTTCTCGTTTTAA
- the nusG gene encoding transcription termination/antitermination protein NusG, which translates to MAQQWYVVHTYSGFEQKAKKALEEKVKNLGMQSLIGDVLIPSENVVEMKNGVKKTSSRKIFPGYILVKMELNDETWHIIKETPKITGFVGGGKMPPSVADEEVARITQQISEGTLKPKPKVSFEKGESVRVVDGPFTNFNGVVDEVKPEKGKVKVLVSIFGRSTPVELDFMQVEKN; encoded by the coding sequence ATGGCACAACAGTGGTACGTTGTTCATACTTATTCGGGTTTTGAGCAAAAGGCCAAAAAAGCCTTGGAAGAGAAGGTAAAGAATTTGGGTATGCAGTCTCTTATTGGTGACGTTCTTATCCCATCCGAGAACGTTGTGGAGATGAAAAATGGGGTCAAGAAGACCTCCAGCCGGAAGATTTTTCCGGGCTATATTCTCGTCAAGATGGAGCTCAATGATGAGACGTGGCACATTATCAAGGAGACACCGAAAATTACAGGTTTCGTTGGGGGAGGTAAGATGCCTCCCTCCGTTGCTGATGAAGAAGTGGCCCGCATCACCCAGCAGATTAGTGAGGGGACCCTCAAGCCGAAACCGAAGGTCTCCTTTGAGAAGGGAGAGTCGGTTCGCGTGGTGGATGGTCCTTTTACCAACTTTAATGGTGTTGTGGACGAAGTGAAACCTGAGAAAGGGAAGGTTAAGGTTCTGGTTAGTATCTTTGGAAGGTCGACACCGGTTGAACTCGACTTTATGCAGGTGGAAAAAAATTAG